A part of Ictalurus furcatus strain D&B chromosome 8, Billie_1.0, whole genome shotgun sequence genomic DNA contains:
- the glrbb gene encoding glycine receptor, beta b, translated as MKLLKLLLLLCVLVLCLDEGLGKEKSAKKGKKKGKQVYCPSQLSSEDLARVPANSTSNILNRLLISYDPRIRPNFKGTPVEDRVNIFINSFGSIQETTMDYRVNIFLRQRWNDPRLRLPQDFKSESLTVDPKMFKCLWKPDLFFANEKSANFHDVTQENILLFIFRNGDVLISMRLSVTLSCPLDLTLFPMDTQRCKMQLESFGYTTDDLQFMWQSGDPVQMEEIALPQFDIRQEDIEYGNCTKFYAGTGYYTCVEVIFTLRRQVGFYMMGVYAPTLLIVVLSWLSFWINPDASAARVPLGILSVLSLSSECTSLASELPKVSYVKAIDIWLIACLLFGFASLVEYAVVQVMLNSPKRLEAEKAKIASREKAENRVATKLNSLNGAGGTPLHISTLQVTETRCKKVCTSKSDLRSSDFSIVGSLPRDFELSNFDCYGKPISVGNTAGKTQAKNNKKPPPAKPVIPSAAKRIDLYARALFPFTFLFFNIIYWSVYL; from the exons ATGAAGCTCCTGAAGCTGCTTCTGCTGCTCTGTGTCCTCGTTCTGTGTCTGGACGAAGGCCTCGGCAAAGAAAAATCAGCTAAGAAGGGcaagaagaaaggaaagcagGTCTACTGCCCGTC GCAGCTCTCCTCAGAAGACCTCGCCCGGGTTCCTGCTAACTCCACGAGTAACATCCTAAACCGGCTCCTGATCAGCTACGACCCGAGAATCCGCCCGAACTTCAAGG GAACGCCTGTGGAGGATCGTGTCAACATCTTCATCAACAGCTTTGGGTCCATTCAGGAAACCACCATg GATTATCGCGTGAACATTTTCCTGCGTCAGCGCTGGAACGATCCGCGTCTCCGGCTTCCTCAGGACTTTAAATCAGAGTCTCTGACCGTCGACCCGAAGATGTTTAAGTGTTTGTGGAAACCCGATCTGTTCTTCGCCAACGAGAAGAGCGCCAACTTCCACGACGTCACACAGGAGAACATCCTGCTCTTCATCTTCCGGAACGGAGATGTCCTCATCAGCATGAG gttaTCAGTGACTCTCTCGTGTCCTCTCGACCTGACGCTTTTCCCCATGGACACTCAGAGATGCAAGATGCAACTGGAGAGCT ttggcTACACCACAGATGACCTGCAGTTTATGTGGCAGTCTGGAGATCCAGTACAGATGGAGGAAATCGCTCTGCCGCAGTTCGATATCAGACAGGAGGACATCGAGTACGGAAACTGCACTAAATTTTACGCAGGAACCG GTTACTACACGTGTGTGGAGGTGATCTTCACCCTCAGGAGGCAGGTGGGCTTCTACATGATGGGCGTGTACGCTCCTACGCTGCTCATCGTCGTGCTCTCCTGGCTCTCCTTCTGGATAAATCCGGATGCTAGCGCTGCCCGGGTTCCTCTGG GGATCCTGTCGGTTCTCTCGCTGTCCTCAGAGTGCACCTCTCTGGCCTCGGAGCTGCCCAAGGTATCGTATGTGAAGGCGATTGATATCTGGCTGATTGCGTGTTTGCTGTTTGGCTTCGCGTCACTGGTGGAGTACGCCGTGGTGCAGGTGATGCTCAACAGCCCCAAACGCCTCGAGGCCGAGAAGGCGAAGATTGCGAGCCGAGAGAAAGCGGAGAATAGAGTGGCAACTAAATTGAACAGTCTGAACGGAGCCGGAGGAACACCGCTACACATCAGCACTCTAcag gtgacAGAGACGCGCTGTAAGAAGGTTTGCACGTCGAAGTCAGATCTGCGTTCGAGTGACTTCAGCATCGTCGGTTCTCTGCCGCGGGACTTCGAGCTCTCGAACTTTGACTGCTACGGGAAGCCGATCAGCGTGGGAAACACGGCGGGAAAAACGCAGGCAAAGAACAACAAGAAACCTCCTCCGGCCAAACCGGTCATCCCCTCCGCCGCCAAACGCATCGACCTGTACGCACGCGCCCTCTTCCCCTTCACCTTCCTCTTCTTCAACATCATCTACTGGTCTGTTTACCTGTGA